A window of the Lysinibacillus irui genome harbors these coding sequences:
- a CDS encoding isochorismate synthase yields the protein MQQKWYQATEVEVDYLGQSLHFYMETIEVSRLSPLAFYAAGEERYKGERFYWQNREKTMTLVGLGHAHTIQNNAKNERFDAVEAEWKNLTKNCQKGQSELQPILFGGFTFDPQNNVDGEWTDFPEAYFALATFQLVIRDDKAYVSIHLLTQDQQAESKLEALRKERDHLIHAAQVKEVKTYTKPEITSYFEPYKEPYLASIDQVTALIKQKKADKVVIARSLALQFKESVSAPQVLSQIIHEQPESYLFGLEHKDLLFFGASPERLVKVEEGRAFSSCVAGSIKRGKTAEEDEAYGQSLLNDPKNGGEHQYVVDMIADTFRKNCVNMTVPDKPRLLKIRDIQHLYTPVEGQLNEDATILQLTKSLHPTPALGGVPRKEALAAIRKYEPMNRGLYAAPIGWLDAEGNGEFAVAIRSAALLGDKAYLYAGGGIVADSEPQSEYEETLVKFRPMLRALGGQLHE from the coding sequence ATGCAACAGAAGTGGTACCAAGCCACAGAAGTAGAAGTGGACTATTTGGGCCAAAGCCTTCATTTTTATATGGAAACAATTGAAGTAAGTCGCTTATCTCCACTTGCATTTTATGCGGCAGGTGAGGAGCGTTATAAAGGTGAACGATTTTATTGGCAAAATAGAGAAAAAACAATGACATTAGTAGGGCTGGGACATGCCCATACCATTCAAAACAATGCAAAAAATGAGCGTTTTGATGCTGTAGAAGCGGAGTGGAAGAACTTAACGAAAAACTGTCAAAAGGGACAAAGCGAGCTACAGCCCATTTTATTTGGTGGTTTTACATTTGATCCACAAAATAATGTCGATGGGGAATGGACGGATTTCCCAGAGGCTTATTTTGCACTAGCAACGTTTCAACTTGTAATCCGTGATGATAAAGCTTACGTAAGTATTCATCTTTTAACACAAGATCAGCAGGCGGAGAGTAAGCTAGAAGCTCTAAGGAAAGAGCGAGATCATTTAATTCACGCAGCGCAGGTTAAAGAAGTGAAAACGTATACAAAACCTGAAATTACAAGTTATTTTGAGCCATATAAGGAGCCCTATTTAGCCTCAATCGACCAAGTGACAGCATTAATTAAGCAGAAGAAGGCAGATAAGGTGGTTATTGCTCGCTCACTTGCCTTGCAATTTAAAGAATCTGTATCTGCACCTCAAGTGCTTTCTCAAATAATTCATGAGCAGCCAGAAAGCTATCTATTTGGTTTAGAGCATAAGGATCTATTATTTTTTGGAGCCTCGCCTGAACGCCTTGTTAAGGTAGAAGAAGGCCGTGCGTTTTCGTCTTGTGTTGCTGGCTCAATTAAACGAGGAAAAACAGCAGAAGAAGATGAAGCGTATGGACAAAGTTTACTAAATGACCCAAAAAACGGTGGAGAACATCAATATGTTGTGGATATGATTGCGGACACATTCCGCAAAAATTGTGTGAACATGACGGTACCTGACAAACCTCGCCTATTAAAAATACGAGACATCCAACATCTATATACACCTGTAGAAGGTCAGTTAAATGAGGATGCTACAATCTTACAGCTTACAAAATCTTTACATCCCACACCCGCTTTAGGGGGAGTACCACGTAAAGAAGCGTTGGCAGCCATCCGTAAATATGAGCCTATGAATCGTGGTTTGTATGCAGCACCAATTGGTTGGTTAGACGCAGAGGGTAATGGCGAATTTGCAGTCGCGATCCGCTCGGCTGCATTACTAGGCGATAAAGCTTATTTATATGCAGGCGGAGGGATTGTAGCAGATTCAGAACCACAATCTGAATATGAAGAAACATTAGTAAAATTCCGTCCAATGCTTCGCGCGCTAGGGGGACAATTACATGAGTGA
- a CDS encoding 1,4-dihydroxy-2-naphthoate polyprenyltransferase, giving the protein MTKVIEADRGFKVWWHLTRPHTLTASFVPVFLGTAIALAIEQETIDFGLFFAMLIASMLIQAATNMFNEYYDYKLGLDNEHSVGIGGTIVRHGVQPKTIMMIALSFYAIAMLLGIYICASTSWWLAAVGLVCMLIGFLYTGGPYPIAYSPFGEIVSGAVMGMGIVLIAFYIQTLTVTLDAALLSVPSMILVGAIMLSNNIRDIVGDTEGGRKTLAILVGRDNAISVLSGFFIVSYLWVIALVAVDGITFWALIIFLSIPKPLRAIQIFRDKKEAKEVMPAMKYTAQTNTFFGFLLGIGLLIHYFFY; this is encoded by the coding sequence ATGACCAAAGTCATTGAAGCTGATAGGGGTTTTAAAGTTTGGTGGCATTTAACGCGTCCACATACTTTAACCGCTTCATTCGTTCCAGTATTCCTAGGAACAGCAATTGCTCTAGCAATTGAACAAGAAACAATTGATTTTGGACTATTTTTTGCTATGCTCATTGCAAGTATGCTTATCCAAGCAGCAACGAATATGTTCAATGAATATTACGATTACAAATTAGGATTAGATAACGAGCATTCTGTTGGGATTGGCGGAACCATCGTCCGTCATGGAGTACAGCCAAAAACAATTATGATGATTGCACTAAGCTTTTATGCTATTGCCATGCTTCTTGGCATTTACATATGTGCCTCAACATCTTGGTGGTTAGCAGCTGTAGGCCTTGTTTGTATGCTTATTGGTTTCTTATATACAGGAGGACCATACCCAATAGCCTATTCCCCATTTGGAGAGATTGTCTCTGGAGCAGTAATGGGCATGGGAATTGTGTTAATTGCCTTCTATATTCAAACGCTTACAGTGACACTCGATGCTGCGTTGCTGTCTGTACCAAGTATGATTTTAGTCGGAGCCATTATGTTATCCAATAATATCCGTGATATTGTGGGTGATACAGAAGGTGGAAGAAAAACTTTAGCTATTTTAGTAGGACGTGATAATGCCATTTCTGTGTTATCTGGCTTTTTTATCGTCTCGTATTTATGGGTCATTGCCCTTGTAGCAGTTGATGGCATTACTTTTTGGGCATTAATTATCTTCCTGAGCATTCCGAAACCATTACGTGCCATTCAAATTTTCCGAGACAAAAAAGAAGCCAAAGAAGTGATGCCTGCGATGAAATATACAGCGCAAACCAATACTTTCTTCGGCTTCCTATTAGGAATCGGTTTATTAATTCATTATTTCTTTTATTAA
- a CDS encoding dipeptidase, which yields MKIIDLHCDALLKLTTLESANFAEDVRLHANQKRLQLGQVEAQVFAVFIDPQIPQNLQFLEVMRQIEVFHTHVLQTEGMVHIADWAQLDHLAPHEIGAILSLEGCSAIGEDLAKLTAVLDAGVKLVGLTWNEENAVAHGAEQDASLGLKPFGKEVIQLLNKRDIIIDVSHLNEQSFWDVLPLAKHIIASHSNARALCDHPRNLTDAQAKALVEHGGHIHVVYFPLFINRDATLDHLVDHVEHLAKLVGVEHIGLGSDFDGIDRTVNGLAHAGEAQNLLEALRARFSDEEVHGIASQNFRRYVKKAATR from the coding sequence ATGAAGATTATTGATTTACATTGTGATGCGCTTTTAAAGTTAACTACTCTTGAATCGGCAAATTTTGCTGAGGATGTGCGTTTACATGCCAATCAAAAAAGATTGCAATTAGGGCAAGTAGAGGCTCAAGTGTTCGCCGTTTTTATAGACCCGCAAATTCCACAAAATCTTCAATTTCTTGAGGTCATGCGTCAAATCGAAGTATTTCATACCCATGTATTACAAACAGAGGGCATGGTGCATATTGCAGATTGGGCACAGTTAGACCATTTAGCTCCACATGAAATAGGAGCTATATTAAGTTTAGAGGGCTGTAGTGCAATTGGAGAAGATCTAGCAAAGCTGACAGCAGTACTCGATGCGGGCGTAAAATTAGTCGGCTTAACATGGAATGAAGAGAATGCTGTTGCACATGGAGCTGAGCAGGATGCAAGTCTTGGTTTGAAGCCATTTGGTAAAGAGGTCATACAATTACTAAATAAACGGGATATTATTATTGATGTCTCCCATTTAAATGAACAAAGCTTTTGGGATGTGTTGCCATTAGCGAAGCATATTATTGCAAGTCATAGTAATGCTCGTGCACTCTGTGACCACCCACGTAATTTAACAGATGCACAGGCAAAGGCACTTGTAGAACATGGGGGACATATCCATGTTGTTTATTTTCCACTCTTCATTAATCGAGATGCAACACTAGATCATCTAGTCGATCATGTGGAGCATTTAGCAAAGCTAGTTGGTGTAGAGCATATAGGGCTAGGCTCAGATTTTGATGGTATTGATCGGACTGTCAATGGCTTAGCACATGCAGGAGAAGCGCAAAATTTATTAGAGGCATTACGAGCACGTTTTTCAGACGAGGAAGTGCATGGTATTGCAAGTCAAAATTTCAGACGTTATGTAAAAAAAGCAGCAACCCGTTAA
- a CDS encoding TraR/DksA C4-type zinc finger protein, with the protein MDQQVMQKFKRQLEQELQTIEQRIKESERPQATELSNYDNHPADNASDLTDQLTEMAIDEHRGDNAEEIKEALQAMADGTYGKCAVCGKELPIGRLEAMPQALTCVEHAEKKEDNLRPVEEDILSSTPKSDDFIELEEFGSSDTPQDKI; encoded by the coding sequence ATGGATCAACAAGTTATGCAAAAATTTAAAAGACAACTAGAGCAAGAATTACAAACAATAGAACAACGAATAAAGGAATCGGAGCGACCACAAGCGACAGAGCTATCGAATTATGATAATCATCCAGCTGATAATGCTAGTGATTTAACGGATCAACTTACAGAAATGGCTATTGATGAACATCGCGGTGATAATGCAGAGGAAATAAAAGAAGCCCTTCAAGCAATGGCTGACGGCACATACGGCAAATGTGCGGTATGTGGTAAAGAGCTTCCAATTGGTCGTTTAGAGGCAATGCCGCAAGCTCTGACCTGTGTGGAGCATGCGGAAAAGAAAGAAGACAATTTACGACCAGTGGAAGAAGATATTCTTTCTTCAACGCCAAAGTCAGATGATTTTATTGAGCTTGAGGAATTTGGCTCTTCCGATACGCCACAGGATAAAATTTAG
- a CDS encoding MerR family transcriptional regulator — protein MEYTIQELAQMSGVSTRTLRYYDEIGLLKPARTNEAGYRFYGQYEIDMLQQILFYRALDMKLATIQAIIQAPNFQHAEALKTHRAALLQRKEQLETILQTVEKTIQSIEEERPMSNEEKFKGFKEKLIEDNEKQYGQEIRAKYGDETVDASNAKLMNMTEQQYQAMQQLEQQMFERLAEAMELGDATSDLAMEVAELHKRWLSFTWKEYSTEAHAGLAQMYISDERFTAYYDERSATGAAQFLHDAIIAYTRK, from the coding sequence ATGGAATATACAATTCAAGAGCTAGCCCAAATGTCGGGAGTTAGTACGAGAACATTACGCTATTATGATGAAATTGGGCTGCTGAAGCCAGCTAGAACCAATGAGGCAGGCTATCGATTTTATGGCCAATATGAAATTGATATGCTACAGCAGATTTTATTTTATCGTGCATTGGATATGAAGCTAGCAACGATTCAGGCCATTATTCAGGCGCCTAACTTTCAACATGCCGAGGCGCTAAAAACACATAGAGCTGCTTTGCTTCAACGCAAGGAGCAGCTTGAAACCATCTTGCAGACAGTAGAAAAAACAATACAATCCATTGAGGAGGAACGACCAATGTCAAATGAAGAAAAATTTAAAGGTTTTAAAGAAAAGTTAATCGAGGATAATGAAAAGCAATATGGCCAAGAAATTCGCGCCAAATATGGAGATGAAACAGTGGATGCTTCGAATGCTAAGCTGATGAATATGACAGAACAACAATATCAAGCAATGCAGCAGTTAGAGCAGCAAATGTTTGAGCGTTTAGCAGAAGCAATGGAGCTTGGTGATGCTACAAGTGACTTGGCGATGGAAGTAGCTGAGTTGCATAAACGCTGGCTGAGCTTTACGTGGAAGGAATATTCAACAGAGGCACATGCTGGGCTAGCTCAAATGTATATCTCGGATGAACGTTTTACTGCTTACTATGACGAGCGAAGTGCGACGGGAGCAGCACAATTTTTACATGATGCGATTATAGCTTATACGAGGAAATAA
- a CDS encoding trypsin-like peptidase domain-containing protein, with protein MKCPNCQHENLSDSKFCSDCGSKLMNSSLLKQGIPTWAIIVLSVCFLAIGGLGYAYWDFFTDKKNQTTTYSEVNDKQQVNTQQVSSEELTKKQEAHAQQVDRVTLIKEIQQKVFTVLSNNSQGSGFLYKKGGYVITNAHVVQGEVDVTLRNANGQESPGTVIGISDRYDIALIHAPSYQDTQPLGIETTESPIGLEVIAFGSPQGFENSASIGYITGNKRDMKLENFIYKQIYQVDAQIDKGSSGGPLVDVNTGNVIGINSLLYTTETSTNFAFSIPLYSMLDQFEGWVAKPLSANEVRAVANVYENSQQSTIETKSTNETDALLAGQFVQAFRLYYEMALNEGDFYWIIDMLAPDSSAYQELEKYINEIAYQGHYFYFTNNEVLDVQYSNGQYFVDMNETFDFYDAQGNYQFYDRYKTYTVITDDYGAFKISHITIH; from the coding sequence ATGAAGTGTCCAAATTGTCAGCATGAGAATCTTTCAGACAGCAAATTTTGCTCTGATTGTGGCAGTAAACTTATGAATTCATCATTATTAAAACAAGGTATCCCAACATGGGCAATTATCGTATTATCGGTCTGCTTTCTTGCCATCGGTGGACTAGGCTATGCATATTGGGACTTTTTCACTGATAAAAAGAATCAAACTACTACTTACTCAGAAGTAAATGATAAGCAACAGGTAAATACACAGCAAGTTTCCTCTGAAGAACTCACAAAAAAACAAGAAGCTCATGCACAGCAGGTTGATCGTGTCACCCTAATAAAGGAAATTCAACAAAAGGTATTCACGGTCCTCAGTAACAATAGTCAAGGTTCTGGCTTCCTGTATAAAAAGGGTGGTTATGTTATTACAAATGCACATGTTGTTCAAGGAGAAGTGGATGTCACGCTTCGTAATGCCAATGGTCAAGAATCACCAGGAACGGTTATCGGTATATCAGACCGCTACGACATTGCTTTAATTCATGCACCTAGCTATCAAGACACACAACCGTTGGGAATTGAAACAACCGAATCACCTATTGGCTTAGAGGTTATTGCATTTGGTAGTCCACAAGGCTTTGAAAATTCAGCATCTATTGGCTATATAACAGGCAATAAACGGGACATGAAGCTTGAAAACTTTATTTATAAGCAAATTTATCAGGTAGATGCACAAATTGATAAGGGGAGTAGCGGTGGCCCATTGGTTGATGTCAATACAGGCAATGTCATAGGGATTAATTCTCTACTTTACACAACTGAAACAAGTACTAACTTTGCTTTCTCCATCCCTCTTTACAGTATGCTTGACCAATTTGAAGGATGGGTTGCTAAACCACTTTCTGCAAATGAGGTTCGTGCTGTTGCGAATGTTTATGAAAATAGTCAACAATCCACTATTGAAACAAAATCCACTAACGAAACAGATGCTTTGCTAGCAGGGCAATTCGTGCAAGCATTCCGTCTCTATTACGAGATGGCACTGAATGAAGGTGATTTTTATTGGATTATTGATATGCTTGCACCTGACAGTTCAGCTTATCAAGAACTAGAGAAATATATTAATGAAATTGCCTATCAAGGACATTACTTCTATTTTACTAATAATGAAGTGCTAGATGTACAATATTCAAATGGTCAATATTTCGTGGATATGAATGAAACATTTGATTTTTATGATGCACAAGGGAATTACCAATTCTATGATCGCTATAAAACCTATACAGTTATAACAGATGATTACGGTGCTTTTAAAATTTCTCACATTACCATTCACTAA
- a CDS encoding ABC transporter substrate-binding protein, with protein sequence MEEEKVQKAFQKLLVLLAVMAIFVLAACGDSKDTTKDEKSKESNAYSVEHAMGTTEVKDTPKRIVVLTNEGTEALLALGIKPVGAVQSWTGDPWYDHIKDQMDGVEVVGIEHEINIEKIASLKPDLIIGNKLRQEKDYAKLSKIAPTVFSDTLRGDWKENFKLYAKAVNQETKGQEVLKAYEDKLLALKEKLGEQTNQEVSFVRFMADKSRIYYTDSFSGVIFDALGFKRVPAQADLFKDNAKLGNLAIEVGKEAIPQMDGDVIFYFTYMPTGDDSALSTEQEWTQDPLWKNLTAVQKGNAHKVDDVIWNTAGGILAANIMLDQVEEIFVK encoded by the coding sequence ATGGAGGAAGAAAAGGTGCAAAAAGCATTTCAAAAACTATTAGTTTTGCTAGCTGTTATGGCTATTTTTGTGCTAGCAGCATGTGGCGATTCTAAAGATACTACCAAAGATGAGAAATCAAAAGAAAGCAATGCATACAGTGTCGAACATGCAATGGGTACAACTGAAGTAAAAGATACACCAAAGCGTATCGTTGTTTTAACAAATGAAGGAACAGAAGCATTATTAGCACTAGGAATTAAACCAGTAGGTGCAGTACAATCTTGGACAGGCGATCCATGGTATGATCACATTAAGGATCAAATGGACGGTGTGGAAGTTGTCGGTATCGAACATGAAATTAATATCGAAAAAATCGCTTCTTTAAAGCCAGACTTAATCATCGGTAATAAATTACGACAAGAAAAAGATTATGCGAAGCTTAGCAAAATTGCGCCAACTGTGTTTTCAGACACATTACGTGGTGATTGGAAAGAGAACTTTAAATTATACGCAAAAGCAGTAAATCAAGAAACAAAGGGACAAGAGGTGCTAAAAGCCTACGAAGATAAGTTACTAGCGCTGAAAGAAAAGCTTGGAGAACAAACAAACCAAGAAGTTTCATTTGTACGCTTTATGGCAGATAAATCTCGTATCTATTACACAGATTCATTCTCAGGCGTTATTTTTGATGCTTTAGGATTTAAACGTGTGCCAGCACAAGCAGATTTATTTAAAGATAATGCAAAATTAGGTAACTTAGCGATTGAAGTAGGAAAAGAAGCAATTCCTCAAATGGATGGGGATGTTATTTTCTACTTCACGTACATGCCAACAGGTGATGATTCAGCATTATCAACTGAACAGGAGTGGACACAAGATCCACTTTGGAAAAACCTAACGGCTGTTCAAAAAGGCAATGCACATAAAGTAGATGATGTTATTTGGAATACTGCTGGAGGCATTTTAGCAGCCAACATTATGCTAGATCAAGTGGAAGAAATTTTTGTTAAATAA
- a CDS encoding FecCD family ABC transporter permease — MILKNNYSKIMALLVGVVLLLLCMGISIVYGYANTSIQTTYESFIQFNNSNEHIIIQNVRIPRALIASCVGASLAITGVLMQTLTKNPLASPGILGINAGAGFAVVFAMIFFHISSLQSFAWIAFLGAAIAALSVYAISFSGRDAVTPVKITLAGAAISALFASFTQGLLATNEAELDQVLFWLAGSVQGRKLEILLSVLPYLVIGWIAALIISSKMNILALGDDVARGLGLRLGLMKILVGLIVIFLAGGAVAIAGPIGFIGIVVPHFARKFVGTDHRWLIPMAALLGGILLLLADVAARYIIMPQEVPVGVMTAMIGTPFFIYLARKGGKNK; from the coding sequence ATGATATTAAAAAATAATTATTCCAAGATAATGGCTTTACTAGTAGGGGTTGTTCTCTTACTTCTTTGTATGGGGATTAGTATTGTTTACGGTTATGCGAATACTTCTATTCAAACGACCTATGAATCTTTTATACAATTTAACAATTCAAATGAGCATATTATTATTCAAAATGTTCGTATTCCAAGAGCACTTATAGCCAGCTGTGTTGGTGCTTCGTTAGCTATTACAGGCGTGCTTATGCAAACCTTAACAAAAAATCCATTAGCCTCTCCAGGAATCTTGGGTATCAATGCAGGTGCAGGCTTTGCTGTTGTCTTTGCCATGATTTTTTTCCATATTTCCAGCTTGCAATCTTTTGCATGGATCGCATTTCTAGGTGCAGCAATCGCTGCTTTATCCGTTTATGCGATTAGTTTTTCAGGTAGGGATGCTGTTACTCCCGTGAAAATCACTTTAGCAGGGGCTGCCATTAGTGCACTTTTTGCTTCATTTACACAAGGTTTACTCGCTACTAATGAAGCTGAACTCGATCAAGTATTGTTTTGGTTAGCTGGCTCTGTACAAGGTAGAAAACTTGAAATTCTACTTTCTGTTCTTCCTTATTTAGTAATCGGATGGATAGCAGCACTCATTATTTCTTCCAAAATGAATATTCTTGCTCTTGGAGATGATGTAGCAAGAGGATTAGGATTACGATTAGGGCTGATGAAAATCTTAGTAGGACTTATCGTTATTTTTTTAGCAGGTGGCGCTGTTGCGATTGCTGGTCCCATTGGTTTTATTGGCATTGTCGTTCCCCATTTTGCGCGAAAGTTTGTCGGCACTGATCATCGATGGCTTATTCCTATGGCTGCGTTACTTGGAGGGATACTTTTATTGCTGGCTGATGTTGCGGCTCGTTATATTATTATGCCCCAAGAAGTTCCAGTAGGAGTTATGACGGCTATGATTGGCACACCATTCTTTATTTACCTTGCGCGAAAAGGTGGAAAAAATAAATGA
- a CDS encoding FecCD family ABC transporter permease: MKHVKTIRLLQQKFSFLLDVQAAKKLMVISLLAVAVFFFSASFGDSFINPLKVLQAFLGYGSDFDQLIIIDFRMPRIFIAAFAGMALAVAGAILQGIVKNPLASPDIIGISAGGGAAVVGFLAIFSDSNHSLTVSIEWLPLAGFIGATVVGCIVYLFAWKDGVTPNRLVLIGISVSAFMQAITTMLMIIGPIYQASEANKWITGSVKSADWDQVQIVVPLIIVLLLITFFITRQLNVQELGDDTASSLGQSVQKTRLYLILLCSSLVASAIAFAGAIGFVGLMAPHIARRIVGSSFGVLIPASAAIGALLVMIADIIGRTAFSPLEVPAGVFTAAIGAPYFIYLLFRNPNK; the protein is encoded by the coding sequence ATGAAACATGTAAAAACAATTCGTTTACTTCAACAAAAATTTTCTTTTTTATTAGATGTACAAGCTGCAAAAAAATTAATGGTGATTAGTCTACTAGCAGTTGCTGTTTTCTTTTTTAGTGCATCATTTGGTGATTCTTTCATCAATCCATTAAAGGTTTTACAAGCTTTTCTTGGTTACGGGTCAGATTTTGATCAGCTAATCATTATTGATTTCCGAATGCCTCGGATTTTCATTGCTGCCTTTGCTGGAATGGCGTTAGCCGTAGCAGGTGCCATTTTACAAGGAATCGTAAAAAATCCACTTGCCTCACCTGATATTATCGGGATATCAGCTGGTGGTGGTGCAGCAGTTGTTGGATTCTTAGCTATTTTCAGTGATTCTAATCACTCTTTAACAGTTAGTATAGAATGGTTACCATTAGCAGGCTTTATAGGAGCTACTGTTGTCGGATGTATTGTCTATCTATTTGCTTGGAAAGATGGTGTCACACCAAATCGTCTTGTCTTAATCGGTATTAGCGTGTCAGCTTTTATGCAAGCTATTACTACCATGTTAATGATTATCGGGCCAATTTATCAAGCAAGTGAAGCGAATAAATGGATTACGGGTAGTGTCAAAAGTGCAGATTGGGATCAAGTACAAATCGTTGTACCATTGATCATCGTTCTACTACTTATTACATTCTTTATTACACGACAGTTAAATGTTCAAGAACTAGGTGATGATACAGCGTCAAGCCTAGGGCAATCTGTTCAAAAAACACGCCTTTACTTAATCCTATTATGTTCCAGTCTAGTAGCGAGTGCTATAGCATTTGCTGGCGCCATTGGGTTTGTAGGATTAATGGCACCTCATATTGCACGACGCATTGTTGGTTCATCATTCGGTGTACTTATTCCAGCATCTGCAGCAATCGGAGCATTGCTTGTGATGATAGCAGATATTATTGGTCGTACTGCTTTTAGCCCGTTAGAAGTACCCGCTGGTGTCTTTACCGCTGCCATTGGTGCTCCCTATTTTATCTATTTACTATTTAGAAATCCTAATAAATAA